One Companilactobacillus farciminis KCTC 3681 = DSM 20184 genomic window, TATGGGGTAGCTAACACGGTGTATGCTAATACATTGGTGGCTTCAGCTCATGCTAATTTTAGTAGTCCCAATTTAATTCAAGATACAGATACCCCAGAATTTGTTATTCAAAAAAGTAAGCCAATCAATCTTAGTTTGGATCAAAGCAATATTTCAGTCGGCGTTGGTAAGAATGCCAATATAACTGGTGTCGTATCTTATGCGGATCAAACAACGGTAAATAATTCTGATGTTACAGTTTATGCTACGTTAAATGACGATTCATTGGACAAATTTACTTTGGCTGATAGTACTAATATTGCGAATACAACTAGTGGAAAATTGAATTTTGATATTCCTTACAATAAATTGACGCAACCAACTAATACTTTAAAAGTTCATGTCATGGACAAAAAAGGTAATGTCTCCACAACTTCAACGGTTGTAATAACGAAGACCGGTGGATTAGCTTTGAGTGTAGATGATTATTCCTTTGGAAATATTAACCAAGCTACACCATCAATGTTGATTCCTCGAAAAGGTACTTGGAATATTTTAGTTGAAGATAGTCGAAAAGATGGAACAACATCGCCTTGGAAGTTATCAGCTTCTAATGAAGGTTTATCAAATGGAGATACATCGTTTAAGGGTAATGTTATTTTCAAAAGTTCCAGTGGCGTGATAACCAATCTTTTCAACAATGATAATGTACCGATTGCTACAGGTTACAAGCAAGGTAGCGGACGTGAAGTTACTAATGTAGGGCAAAATTGGAATGACTCTGAAGGAATCATGTTAAAAACTACTGGACAAAATACCATCGGAAATTACTCCGGAAAAATGGACTGGGTTTTATCCGACACAATTTAAATAATAAAAAGCAAAAAGACTCGAAATCATAGCTGAGGGCTAAATGTTTTCGAGTCTTTTTGTAGATTTCATATAATACTACCTTATTTTTTAAAAGGCAAAGGATACGTTTCGTAAATAGTTCTAGTTGTTGTCTCCAAATAGTTGTAACAAGCTCAAGAAGACGTTGATGAAGTCCATTACCAAAGTGACTGAAGCAAGTAAGGCAATTGCACCAAGACTACTTGAAGTTGAGTTACTTTGATAAATACGTTTGATGTTTTGAGAATCAAAAGCGATGTAGAACAAGAAGAGAATAACTATCGCTGCACTGACTAACATCATCAATGGAGTACTTCTGAAAATTAACAAGTTGATAGCTTCGATTGCGATAATTGAGATAATTCCAATCATCAAAGTTCGGTTCCACTTCATAAGGTCCTTTTTAGTAAAGAAACCAATAGCGGCTGAAACAACGAAAACAACTGAAGTAAGAGATAACATTTGAATAATACTTCTAGCTGAGTAAATGTAGAAAATTGGAACTCCGATAAAGGATAGTGTGAACAAGAAAGCTAAGTAACTAATGAAAGTTAAGAAGTATGATCTCGTTGCAAAATACCCACATAAGCTAATGAAAGCAATCGGTATACCAATCATCAAAATCATGGAAATAATTCGATGTTGTGCCATTCCTTGGAATATTGCCATTGAGAATGCTTGGTTATTAGCAATGGCTTGCGCGCTGATCATCCAAAAGGCGATTCCCAACCCAGTATATAAATATACTAGGGATGTGAATTTAGCCAAACCAGCGGATTTTACTTTGTCTATTGTTTGCATATAATCCACCTCTATTTTAACTATTATAACAATTGTACAATAGGATAACATTTCTCGTAAAATTAAGAAACCGCTTGAGTTTATTATCTAATTTGTGTAGTTAATTTACTTTGATATAAATCAATATTTATTTTTTTGTCCTAAGCGACCAAAACGACATAATGTGTCGTACCTATTTTATACAATGTAGATATCAACACAGGAGGTCGCTATGCAGATTGGAAATGATAAAGACTCGCCCCTGAGCCCGGTATTGTTTGTACCTTTAATGGTAGAAAAGCAATCCGAGTTGCAGAGAATCATTATGAAAAGTACGGCTTATTTCTTTTTGGAGCCACAAGAATTTCAAGCTTTAAAGAAAGCTACTTTGGGTTCATTAAAAGATATCAAGACTGATGAATATGTCGTCGGAGTTTGGAAAAACAGCGATGGTCAATTTGTCGTGACTAGTATTTATCGCAATAATTTATACCAACATAGTTTATTAGATTTTGGTCGTATTGGGGACATAGTGACAGGGTTACCAGATGATTTTCAACAAGCAGAACGATTTTTTATTAAATAGGA contains:
- a CDS encoding Bax inhibitor-1 family protein — its product is MQTIDKVKSAGLAKFTSLVYLYTGLGIAFWMISAQAIANNQAFSMAIFQGMAQHRIISMILMIGIPIAFISLCGYFATRSYFLTFISYLAFLFTLSFIGVPIFYIYSARSIIQMLSLTSVVFVVSAAIGFFTKKDLMKWNRTLMIGIISIIAIEAINLLIFRSTPLMMLVSAAIVILFLFYIAFDSQNIKRIYQSNSTSSSLGAIALLASVTLVMDFINVFLSLLQLFGDNN